In Xiphophorus maculatus strain JP 163 A chromosome 2, X_maculatus-5.0-male, whole genome shotgun sequence, one genomic interval encodes:
- the LOC102229832 gene encoding sodium channel protein type 4 subunit alpha-like isoform X1 yields MSWFEFWSSRLQRAEHLMKTQQLTPSQRNQLHGNHEVRMELQNQRMTSLLPPVGVEVFRRFTPASLEEIQQEAEKNKKVQKPEKDQSKPASHLQAGKPLPFIYRAPSPELLSTPLEDLDPFYQSQKTFIVICKKKLIHRFDADPACYLLSPFNCLRSSAIRILLHPIFSVLFILTILTNCILMTMPHMLWTRDVEYVFMIIYIGEVILKLLSRGVCFGRFTFLRDPWNWLDVLNIISSVIAMSVGLREFAALKTISRVLKLFSYMPGPKKTAERLVQSLKWLAIAMVLMVFVLSILALIGTQFFMGVLKHKCVISSPSGRMDTPTTEQPEYFVTHNETIHFYDNFVFEDYINKVENLYFMPGQSDPMLCGNSSDSRRCPRGFTCMKTGRNPEYGFTSFDTFSWSLLAVVRIAMQDLSDVLLQLTLQAAGKAYMSVFVLVFFPGCFLVVSLFVAVVAIALVKQEKAEAAEAKKTEEEFSWIVKVLKKREDSEVTGETELLEEHDSAQKKKPAARTLHQENVTVEDTKDEVQPSCCSCTDRILQGECCICSQWLKLKLRPFVLSQFFDLGIIICIIINTIFMAMDHHEMRPKFGKKLANSNVVFTAIFTAELLLKVLALGIKGYFKVSWHIFDFIVIILSLLDLCLANVKGLSLLRSVRLLRPLRLGRWWSDLGILMKMTWFSVGNLSVVLVFVVFMFAVVGTQLFQQNYQDHEENVCMFSSRCKLPRWHMMDFSHSFLLVFRVLSGEWIECMWDCMKISNKGLCVIYYMAVVLIGNILVLNLFLHLFLSPFCTNKPGSAAGQGPNKRHAGSWILESFRALTGKRTHANTDQKVESKNKDRQDYLALTPVSSGQPSLRHHSNDSVKDSSVVELSRSPGNIFKIQADTNNEEKKQNHGDVQELQDNKSQTENSPGDCCCAICYNCCPIQDIDTSKGAGRGWYKFRKACLLIVQHRLFEIFIIFIVLLSSAALALEDTMLFHRPVLQMVLDKADQVFTFLFLMEMLLKWTAFGFKKYFSSFWCWLDFLILDVSLFSSVCVMLGHSAAYLRTLRALRTLRVPSRFKGTRAVLRVMAATAPSMCNSLLVVLFVWLIFSILGVNLFAGRFAYCSNHTDGIIFEVNNKMQCYELVGSSPTEVYWKYTEFNFDHVGMGLLSLLIMATSADWKEIIYSAVDSTEVDIQPVHESRPVMYLYFVLFIIFGCFFSANLFIRFFVDALHQLSNKAGGKHVFMTEEQLKFHGTVRKMFSKSPEKSAPRPTNRFQARLFDLVTAPLFEILVVVLICVNVVVMMMESDDLSEQGQEVLMWFLYIFLILYCIEFFLKITALRRHYFSFGLNILDFVVLIFMILGLFISDLLAHYFVSPAALFLLRLARISRVLPFFRLGRRIQMLLTGFMMSLPALMNIGLLFLLVVYTYSFVGTRIFYMINFGTIGDSMISMILFSLSPTWSLLVRNSTKYSPPTVIPLGYWANLSAGVVFFCSYVLLHLLLVVHLFIAVILESFNSREAEDAVLLQMFYNTWRKFDPEASQVIQYSELSDFCDALQDPLRIPKPNNIRLINMDLPLLPGDQICCLDVLKALMTQTFGEEREMESLKDQLEKKFTGNNRTQVSHEPISSTLKRKQEEVAAAVIQRAFRKHQAQNGAPDQPEDKTTGVSASSQ; encoded by the exons ATGTCCTGGTTTGAGTTTTGGAGCAGCAGGCTGCAACGAGCTGAGCATctgatgaaaacacagcagctgacCCCCTCCCAGAG AAACCAGTTACATGGCAACCACGAAGTTCGGATGGAGCTACAAAACCAGAGGATGACAtctctgctgccccctgttGGTGTGGAGGTCTTCAGGCGCTTTACGCCAGCCTCGTTGGAAGAGATCCAACAAGAAGCTGAGAAGAACAAAAAGGTACAG AAACCAGAGAAAGACCAGAGCAAACCAGCCAGTCACCTGCAGGCGGGGAAACCTCTCCCTTTTATTTACCGGGCCCCGTCCCCAGAGCTTCTCAGCACACCTCTGGAAGATCTGGATCCGTTCTACCAATCACAGAAG ACCTTCATCGTCATCTGTAAAAAGAAGCTCATCCACAGGTTTGATGCTGATCCAGCCTGTTACCTGCTCAGCCCATTCAACTGTTTGAGATCCTCCGCCATCAGGATCCTCCTTCACCC TATATTCAGCGTCCTCTTCATCCTGACGATTCTGACCAATTGTATTTTAATGACAATGCCTCACATGTTGTGGACCAGAGACGTGGA GTATGTGTTCATGATTATCTACATTGGTGAGGTCATCCTGAAGCTTTTGTCACGAGGAGTCTGCTTTGGACGGTTCACCTTCCTCAGAGATCCCTGGAACTGGCTGGATGTCCTCAACATCATATC ATCTGTTATCGCGATGTCTGTTGGTTTGAGGGAGTTTGCTGCTTTGAAAACGATTTCTCGTGTGTTGAAGCTCTTCAGCTACATGCCAG GTCCGAAGAAGACAGCTGAAAGGCTTGTGCAGTCGTTGAAGTGGCTGGCTATTGCCATGGTCCTGATGGTGTTCGTCCTGAGTATCTTAGCTCTGATTGGCACGCAGTTTTTCATGGGTGTCCTCAAGCATAAATGTGTCATTTCTTCTCCATCGGGAAGGATGGACACACCGACCACTGAGCAACCTGAGTACTTCGTCACTCACAACGAGACAATTCATTTCTATGACAACTTTGTTTTCGAGGATTATATCAACAAAGTAG AAAACCTTTATTTCATGCCTGGTCAGTCTGACCCTATGCTGTGTGGGAATTCCTCAGATTCTAG ACGCTGTCCGAGGGGTTTCACCTGCATGAAGACAGGGAGGAACCCAGAGTATGGATTTACCAGCTTTGACACGTTCAGTTGGTCTCTGCTGGCTGTGGTCAGGATCGCAATGCAGGACCTTTCGGACGTCCTGCTGCAGCTG ACATTGCAAGCAGCAGGTAAAGCCTATatgagtgtgtttgtgctcGTCTTCTTCCCTGGATGTTTCCTGGTGGTCAGCCTCTTTGTGGCAGTGGTTGCCATAGCGCTGGTGAAACAGGAAAAGGCTGAGGCTGCTGAGGCCAAGAAGACAGAAGAAGAGTTTAGCTGGATTGTGAAGGTGCTGAAGAAGAGAGAGGACAGTGAG GTCACTGGTGAGACGGAGCTCCTGGAAGAACATGACTcagcacagaagaagaaaccagCAGCAAGGACTCTACATCAGGAGAACGTCACTGTGGAAG ATACTAAGGATGAggttcagccttcctgttgcTCCTGCACTGACAGAATCCTGCAGGGCGAATGCTGCATCTGCTCTCAGTGGCTCAAACTGAAGCTCCGCCCTTTTGTCCTGAGTCAGTTCTTTGATCTGGGAATTATTATTTGCATCATCATCAACACTATCTTCATGGCCATGGACCATCATGAAATGAGGCCGAAATTTGGAAAGAAGCTGGCTAATTCGAATGTA GTCTTCACTGCGATCTTCACAGCAGAACTTCTCCTCAAAGTTCTGGCTCTGGGCATTAAAGGCTACTTCAAG GTGAGCTGGCACATCTTTGACTTCATCGTCATCATCCTCAGTCTGTTGGATCTTTGTCTGGCTAACGTCAAGGGTCTGTCTCTGTTGCGCTCAGTGAGATTG TTGCGACCACTGAGATTGGGTCGTTGGTGGTCCGACTTGGGCATACTGATGAAGATGACCTGGTTTTCAGTGGGAAACCTCAGTGTGGTTCTGGTCTTTGTGGTCTTCATGTTTGCCGTGGTCGGCACACAGCTCTTTCAGCAGAACTATCAAGATCATGAAGAAAATGTCTGCATGTTCTCCTCCCGCTGCAAGCTTCCACGCTGGCACATGATGGACTTTTCCCACTCCTTCCTGCTCGTCTTCAGAGTTCTCAGTGGCGAGTGGATTGAATGCATGTGGGATTGCATGAAGATCTCCAACAAGGGCCTTTGTGTCATCTACTACATGGCTGTTGTGCTTATCGGAAACATCCTG GTGTTGAATTTGTTTCTCCATCTGTTCTTGAGCCCATTCTGTACTAATAAACCAGGCTCTGCAGCAGGACAAGGACCAAATAAACGTCATGCTGGATCCTGGATCCTGGAGTCTTTCAGGGCTCTAACAGGTAAAAGGACCCATGCTAACACCGATCAGAAAG TTGAGTCAAagaacaaagacagacaggacTATCTGGCTTTAACGCCCGTCAGCTCGGGCCAGCCTTCACTTAGACATCACAGTAATGACTCAGTCAAAGACTCGAGCGTGGTGGAACTCAGCAGATCTCCTGGGAACATCTTTAAAATCCAAGCTGACACAAACAATGAAGAGAAGAAGCAGAAT CATGGTGATGTGCAGGAGCTTCAGGACAACAAAAGTCAGACAGAAAACTCACCTGGAGATTGCTGCTGTGCAA TTTGTTACAACTGCTGTCCGATCCAGGATATAGACACATCCAAAGGAGCAGGGAGGGGGTGGTATAAGTTCAGGAAGGCATGTCTCCTCATCGTACAACACAGATTATTTGaaatcttcatcatcttcatcgtCCTGCTGAGCAGCGCCGCTTTG GCGTTAGAAGACACAATGCTGTTCCACCGTCCAGTCCTGCAGATGGTTCTGGACAAAGCAGACCAGGTGTTCACCTTCCTGTTCCTGATGGAGATGCTTCTCAAGTGGACTGCTTTTGGATTCAAGAAATACTTCAGCAGCTTTTGGTGCTGGCTCGACTTTCTCATCTTAGAC GTGTCTCTGTTCAGCTCGGTTTGTGTCATGCTGGGACACTCCGCTGCATACCTGAGGACCCTGAGGGCGCTGAGGACCTTGAGGGTCCCGTCTCGCTTCAAAGGCACGAGG GCGGTGCTTCGGGTCATGGCGGCCACTGCGCCCTCCATGTGCAACTCTCTGCTGGTCGTTCTGTTTGTCTGGCTGATCTTCAGCATCCTGGGAGTGAACTTGTTTGCAGGAAGGTTCGCTTACTGTTCCAACCACACAGACGGCATAATCTTTGAAGTGAACAACAAGATGCAGTGTTATGAGCTCGTTGGCAGCAGCCCCACAGAAGTCTACTGGAAATACACTGAGTTTAACTTTGACCATGTGGGGATGGGTTTACTTTCGCTCCTGATCATG GCCACATCAGCAGACTGGAAAGAAATCATCTACTCCGCTGTGGACTCCACAGAG GTGGACATTCAGCCCGTACATGAGTCCAGACCGGTCATGTACCTGTACTTTGtccttttcatcatttttggcTGCTTCTTCAGCGCCAACCTCTTCATCAGGTTCTTTGTCGACGCTCTCCATCAGCTGAGCAACAAG GCTGGAggtaaacatgttttcatgaCGGAGGAGCAGCTGAAGTTTCACGGCACCGTCAGGAAGATGTTCTCCAAGTCACCTGAGAAATCTGCTCCACGCCCAACG AACCGGTTTCAGGCTCGGCTCTTCGACCTGGTGACCGCTCCGCTGTTTGAGATCCTGGTGGTGGTGCTGATCTGTGTGAACGTGGTAGTGATGATGATGGAGTCAGACGATCTGTCTGAGCAAGGCCAAGAGGTTTTGATGTGGTTTTTGTACATCTTCTTAATTCTCTACTGCATCGAGTTCTTCCTGAAGATCACTGCTCTCAGACGGCACTACTTCAGCTTCGGCCTGAACATCCTGGACTTTGTAGTCCTCATCTTTATGATCTTAG GCTTGTTCATCAGTGATTTGTTGGCGCACTATTTTGTCAGCCCGGCTGCCTTGTTTCTTCTTCGGTTGGCTCGCATCAGCAGAGTCCTCCCCTTCTTCCGTTTGGGTAGAAGGATACAGATGCTGCTCACTGGCTTCATGATGTCTCTTCCTGCCCTCATGAACATCgggctcctcttcctccttgtGGTGTACACCTATTCCTTTGTTGGGACGCGTATTTTTTACATGATCAACTTTGGGACAATTGGGGACAGCATGATCAGTATGATTCTCTTCAGCCTGTCTCCTACCTGGTCCCTTCTGGTGAGGAATAGCACGAAATATTCTCCACCCACAGTCATCCCACTCGGGTACTGGGCCAACCTATCGGCAGGCGTCGTCTTCTTCTGCTCCTACGTCCTGCTGCACCTCCTGCTGGTGGTCCACCTCTTCATTGCTGTCATCCTGGAGAGTTTCAACAGCAGGGAAGCAGAAGACGCCGTTCTTCTGCAGATGTTTTACAACACCTGGAGAAAGTTTGATCCTGAAGCCTCACAGGTCATACAGTACAG TGAGCTGTCAGATTTTTGCGATGCGCTCCAGGATCCGCTGAGGATTCCTAAGCCAAACAACATCCGGCTGATCAACATGGATCTGCCTCTGCTCCCGGGAGACCAGATCTGCTGCCTGGATGTCCTGAAAGCACTCATGACTCAG ACATTTGGTGAAGAGAGAGAAATGGAATCTCTTAAAGACCAGCTGGAGAAGAAATTCACCGGAAACAATAGAACACAg GTGTCTCATGAACCAATCAGCAGCACCCTgaagaggaaacaggaagaggtAGCAGCAGCAGTGATCCAGAGAGCGTTCCGGAAGCACCAGGCGCA
- the LOC102229832 gene encoding sodium channel protein type 4 subunit alpha-like isoform X2, protein MSWFEFWSSRLQRAEHLMKTQQLTPSQRNQLHGNHEVRMELQNQRMTSLLPPVGVEVFRRFTPASLEEIQQEAEKNKKKPEKDQSKPASHLQAGKPLPFIYRAPSPELLSTPLEDLDPFYQSQKTFIVICKKKLIHRFDADPACYLLSPFNCLRSSAIRILLHPIFSVLFILTILTNCILMTMPHMLWTRDVEYVFMIIYIGEVILKLLSRGVCFGRFTFLRDPWNWLDVLNIISSVIAMSVGLREFAALKTISRVLKLFSYMPGPKKTAERLVQSLKWLAIAMVLMVFVLSILALIGTQFFMGVLKHKCVISSPSGRMDTPTTEQPEYFVTHNETIHFYDNFVFEDYINKVENLYFMPGQSDPMLCGNSSDSRRCPRGFTCMKTGRNPEYGFTSFDTFSWSLLAVVRIAMQDLSDVLLQLTLQAAGKAYMSVFVLVFFPGCFLVVSLFVAVVAIALVKQEKAEAAEAKKTEEEFSWIVKVLKKREDSEVTGETELLEEHDSAQKKKPAARTLHQENVTVEDTKDEVQPSCCSCTDRILQGECCICSQWLKLKLRPFVLSQFFDLGIIICIIINTIFMAMDHHEMRPKFGKKLANSNVVFTAIFTAELLLKVLALGIKGYFKVSWHIFDFIVIILSLLDLCLANVKGLSLLRSVRLLRPLRLGRWWSDLGILMKMTWFSVGNLSVVLVFVVFMFAVVGTQLFQQNYQDHEENVCMFSSRCKLPRWHMMDFSHSFLLVFRVLSGEWIECMWDCMKISNKGLCVIYYMAVVLIGNILVLNLFLHLFLSPFCTNKPGSAAGQGPNKRHAGSWILESFRALTGKRTHANTDQKVESKNKDRQDYLALTPVSSGQPSLRHHSNDSVKDSSVVELSRSPGNIFKIQADTNNEEKKQNHGDVQELQDNKSQTENSPGDCCCAICYNCCPIQDIDTSKGAGRGWYKFRKACLLIVQHRLFEIFIIFIVLLSSAALALEDTMLFHRPVLQMVLDKADQVFTFLFLMEMLLKWTAFGFKKYFSSFWCWLDFLILDVSLFSSVCVMLGHSAAYLRTLRALRTLRVPSRFKGTRAVLRVMAATAPSMCNSLLVVLFVWLIFSILGVNLFAGRFAYCSNHTDGIIFEVNNKMQCYELVGSSPTEVYWKYTEFNFDHVGMGLLSLLIMATSADWKEIIYSAVDSTEVDIQPVHESRPVMYLYFVLFIIFGCFFSANLFIRFFVDALHQLSNKAGGKHVFMTEEQLKFHGTVRKMFSKSPEKSAPRPTNRFQARLFDLVTAPLFEILVVVLICVNVVVMMMESDDLSEQGQEVLMWFLYIFLILYCIEFFLKITALRRHYFSFGLNILDFVVLIFMILGLFISDLLAHYFVSPAALFLLRLARISRVLPFFRLGRRIQMLLTGFMMSLPALMNIGLLFLLVVYTYSFVGTRIFYMINFGTIGDSMISMILFSLSPTWSLLVRNSTKYSPPTVIPLGYWANLSAGVVFFCSYVLLHLLLVVHLFIAVILESFNSREAEDAVLLQMFYNTWRKFDPEASQVIQYSELSDFCDALQDPLRIPKPNNIRLINMDLPLLPGDQICCLDVLKALMTQTFGEEREMESLKDQLEKKFTGNNRTQVSHEPISSTLKRKQEEVAAAVIQRAFRKHQAQNGAPDQPEDKTTGVSASSQ, encoded by the exons ATGTCCTGGTTTGAGTTTTGGAGCAGCAGGCTGCAACGAGCTGAGCATctgatgaaaacacagcagctgacCCCCTCCCAGAG AAACCAGTTACATGGCAACCACGAAGTTCGGATGGAGCTACAAAACCAGAGGATGACAtctctgctgccccctgttGGTGTGGAGGTCTTCAGGCGCTTTACGCCAGCCTCGTTGGAAGAGATCCAACAAGAAGCTGAGAAGAACAAAAAG AAACCAGAGAAAGACCAGAGCAAACCAGCCAGTCACCTGCAGGCGGGGAAACCTCTCCCTTTTATTTACCGGGCCCCGTCCCCAGAGCTTCTCAGCACACCTCTGGAAGATCTGGATCCGTTCTACCAATCACAGAAG ACCTTCATCGTCATCTGTAAAAAGAAGCTCATCCACAGGTTTGATGCTGATCCAGCCTGTTACCTGCTCAGCCCATTCAACTGTTTGAGATCCTCCGCCATCAGGATCCTCCTTCACCC TATATTCAGCGTCCTCTTCATCCTGACGATTCTGACCAATTGTATTTTAATGACAATGCCTCACATGTTGTGGACCAGAGACGTGGA GTATGTGTTCATGATTATCTACATTGGTGAGGTCATCCTGAAGCTTTTGTCACGAGGAGTCTGCTTTGGACGGTTCACCTTCCTCAGAGATCCCTGGAACTGGCTGGATGTCCTCAACATCATATC ATCTGTTATCGCGATGTCTGTTGGTTTGAGGGAGTTTGCTGCTTTGAAAACGATTTCTCGTGTGTTGAAGCTCTTCAGCTACATGCCAG GTCCGAAGAAGACAGCTGAAAGGCTTGTGCAGTCGTTGAAGTGGCTGGCTATTGCCATGGTCCTGATGGTGTTCGTCCTGAGTATCTTAGCTCTGATTGGCACGCAGTTTTTCATGGGTGTCCTCAAGCATAAATGTGTCATTTCTTCTCCATCGGGAAGGATGGACACACCGACCACTGAGCAACCTGAGTACTTCGTCACTCACAACGAGACAATTCATTTCTATGACAACTTTGTTTTCGAGGATTATATCAACAAAGTAG AAAACCTTTATTTCATGCCTGGTCAGTCTGACCCTATGCTGTGTGGGAATTCCTCAGATTCTAG ACGCTGTCCGAGGGGTTTCACCTGCATGAAGACAGGGAGGAACCCAGAGTATGGATTTACCAGCTTTGACACGTTCAGTTGGTCTCTGCTGGCTGTGGTCAGGATCGCAATGCAGGACCTTTCGGACGTCCTGCTGCAGCTG ACATTGCAAGCAGCAGGTAAAGCCTATatgagtgtgtttgtgctcGTCTTCTTCCCTGGATGTTTCCTGGTGGTCAGCCTCTTTGTGGCAGTGGTTGCCATAGCGCTGGTGAAACAGGAAAAGGCTGAGGCTGCTGAGGCCAAGAAGACAGAAGAAGAGTTTAGCTGGATTGTGAAGGTGCTGAAGAAGAGAGAGGACAGTGAG GTCACTGGTGAGACGGAGCTCCTGGAAGAACATGACTcagcacagaagaagaaaccagCAGCAAGGACTCTACATCAGGAGAACGTCACTGTGGAAG ATACTAAGGATGAggttcagccttcctgttgcTCCTGCACTGACAGAATCCTGCAGGGCGAATGCTGCATCTGCTCTCAGTGGCTCAAACTGAAGCTCCGCCCTTTTGTCCTGAGTCAGTTCTTTGATCTGGGAATTATTATTTGCATCATCATCAACACTATCTTCATGGCCATGGACCATCATGAAATGAGGCCGAAATTTGGAAAGAAGCTGGCTAATTCGAATGTA GTCTTCACTGCGATCTTCACAGCAGAACTTCTCCTCAAAGTTCTGGCTCTGGGCATTAAAGGCTACTTCAAG GTGAGCTGGCACATCTTTGACTTCATCGTCATCATCCTCAGTCTGTTGGATCTTTGTCTGGCTAACGTCAAGGGTCTGTCTCTGTTGCGCTCAGTGAGATTG TTGCGACCACTGAGATTGGGTCGTTGGTGGTCCGACTTGGGCATACTGATGAAGATGACCTGGTTTTCAGTGGGAAACCTCAGTGTGGTTCTGGTCTTTGTGGTCTTCATGTTTGCCGTGGTCGGCACACAGCTCTTTCAGCAGAACTATCAAGATCATGAAGAAAATGTCTGCATGTTCTCCTCCCGCTGCAAGCTTCCACGCTGGCACATGATGGACTTTTCCCACTCCTTCCTGCTCGTCTTCAGAGTTCTCAGTGGCGAGTGGATTGAATGCATGTGGGATTGCATGAAGATCTCCAACAAGGGCCTTTGTGTCATCTACTACATGGCTGTTGTGCTTATCGGAAACATCCTG GTGTTGAATTTGTTTCTCCATCTGTTCTTGAGCCCATTCTGTACTAATAAACCAGGCTCTGCAGCAGGACAAGGACCAAATAAACGTCATGCTGGATCCTGGATCCTGGAGTCTTTCAGGGCTCTAACAGGTAAAAGGACCCATGCTAACACCGATCAGAAAG TTGAGTCAAagaacaaagacagacaggacTATCTGGCTTTAACGCCCGTCAGCTCGGGCCAGCCTTCACTTAGACATCACAGTAATGACTCAGTCAAAGACTCGAGCGTGGTGGAACTCAGCAGATCTCCTGGGAACATCTTTAAAATCCAAGCTGACACAAACAATGAAGAGAAGAAGCAGAAT CATGGTGATGTGCAGGAGCTTCAGGACAACAAAAGTCAGACAGAAAACTCACCTGGAGATTGCTGCTGTGCAA TTTGTTACAACTGCTGTCCGATCCAGGATATAGACACATCCAAAGGAGCAGGGAGGGGGTGGTATAAGTTCAGGAAGGCATGTCTCCTCATCGTACAACACAGATTATTTGaaatcttcatcatcttcatcgtCCTGCTGAGCAGCGCCGCTTTG GCGTTAGAAGACACAATGCTGTTCCACCGTCCAGTCCTGCAGATGGTTCTGGACAAAGCAGACCAGGTGTTCACCTTCCTGTTCCTGATGGAGATGCTTCTCAAGTGGACTGCTTTTGGATTCAAGAAATACTTCAGCAGCTTTTGGTGCTGGCTCGACTTTCTCATCTTAGAC GTGTCTCTGTTCAGCTCGGTTTGTGTCATGCTGGGACACTCCGCTGCATACCTGAGGACCCTGAGGGCGCTGAGGACCTTGAGGGTCCCGTCTCGCTTCAAAGGCACGAGG GCGGTGCTTCGGGTCATGGCGGCCACTGCGCCCTCCATGTGCAACTCTCTGCTGGTCGTTCTGTTTGTCTGGCTGATCTTCAGCATCCTGGGAGTGAACTTGTTTGCAGGAAGGTTCGCTTACTGTTCCAACCACACAGACGGCATAATCTTTGAAGTGAACAACAAGATGCAGTGTTATGAGCTCGTTGGCAGCAGCCCCACAGAAGTCTACTGGAAATACACTGAGTTTAACTTTGACCATGTGGGGATGGGTTTACTTTCGCTCCTGATCATG GCCACATCAGCAGACTGGAAAGAAATCATCTACTCCGCTGTGGACTCCACAGAG GTGGACATTCAGCCCGTACATGAGTCCAGACCGGTCATGTACCTGTACTTTGtccttttcatcatttttggcTGCTTCTTCAGCGCCAACCTCTTCATCAGGTTCTTTGTCGACGCTCTCCATCAGCTGAGCAACAAG GCTGGAggtaaacatgttttcatgaCGGAGGAGCAGCTGAAGTTTCACGGCACCGTCAGGAAGATGTTCTCCAAGTCACCTGAGAAATCTGCTCCACGCCCAACG AACCGGTTTCAGGCTCGGCTCTTCGACCTGGTGACCGCTCCGCTGTTTGAGATCCTGGTGGTGGTGCTGATCTGTGTGAACGTGGTAGTGATGATGATGGAGTCAGACGATCTGTCTGAGCAAGGCCAAGAGGTTTTGATGTGGTTTTTGTACATCTTCTTAATTCTCTACTGCATCGAGTTCTTCCTGAAGATCACTGCTCTCAGACGGCACTACTTCAGCTTCGGCCTGAACATCCTGGACTTTGTAGTCCTCATCTTTATGATCTTAG GCTTGTTCATCAGTGATTTGTTGGCGCACTATTTTGTCAGCCCGGCTGCCTTGTTTCTTCTTCGGTTGGCTCGCATCAGCAGAGTCCTCCCCTTCTTCCGTTTGGGTAGAAGGATACAGATGCTGCTCACTGGCTTCATGATGTCTCTTCCTGCCCTCATGAACATCgggctcctcttcctccttgtGGTGTACACCTATTCCTTTGTTGGGACGCGTATTTTTTACATGATCAACTTTGGGACAATTGGGGACAGCATGATCAGTATGATTCTCTTCAGCCTGTCTCCTACCTGGTCCCTTCTGGTGAGGAATAGCACGAAATATTCTCCACCCACAGTCATCCCACTCGGGTACTGGGCCAACCTATCGGCAGGCGTCGTCTTCTTCTGCTCCTACGTCCTGCTGCACCTCCTGCTGGTGGTCCACCTCTTCATTGCTGTCATCCTGGAGAGTTTCAACAGCAGGGAAGCAGAAGACGCCGTTCTTCTGCAGATGTTTTACAACACCTGGAGAAAGTTTGATCCTGAAGCCTCACAGGTCATACAGTACAG TGAGCTGTCAGATTTTTGCGATGCGCTCCAGGATCCGCTGAGGATTCCTAAGCCAAACAACATCCGGCTGATCAACATGGATCTGCCTCTGCTCCCGGGAGACCAGATCTGCTGCCTGGATGTCCTGAAAGCACTCATGACTCAG ACATTTGGTGAAGAGAGAGAAATGGAATCTCTTAAAGACCAGCTGGAGAAGAAATTCACCGGAAACAATAGAACACAg GTGTCTCATGAACCAATCAGCAGCACCCTgaagaggaaacaggaagaggtAGCAGCAGCAGTGATCCAGAGAGCGTTCCGGAAGCACCAGGCGCA